One Streptomyces sp. SAI-135 DNA segment encodes these proteins:
- a CDS encoding VOC family protein: protein MDIRIRASFLPHDDPAASLAFYRDVLGFEVRADVGRGGMRWITVAPAGRAGPSVVLRPPGDDPELLLATPRLDSVFERLQARAEVIQEPIEQPYGMRDCAFLDPAGNMIRVQELR from the coding sequence ATGGACATCCGGATTCGGGCGAGTTTCCTCCCGCACGACGACCCGGCGGCCTCCCTGGCCTTCTACCGGGACGTACTGGGCTTCGAGGTGCGCGCTGACGTGGGCCGCGGCGGGATGCGCTGGATCACCGTCGCTCCCGCGGGCCGGGCCGGCCCCTCGGTCGTGCTGCGCCCGCCGGGAGACGACCCCGAGCTCCTGCTCGCCACCCCCCGTCTCGACTCCGTCTTCGAGCGGCTCCAGGCCCGCGCCGAGGTGATCCAGGAACCGATCGAGCAGCCGTACGGCATGCGGGACTGCGCCTTCCTCGACCCCGCGGGCAACATGATCCGCGTCCAGGAGCTGCGCTGA
- a CDS encoding TetR/AcrR family transcriptional regulator yields MARMPSAERRRQLTEAAIRAMARDGVARTTTRSIAAEAGVSLSVFHYCFDSKQALVEAVITTLTDHSVGVVQDALRPKDTLEETVAAGFRAYWDHVRVNPEAHMLTYELTQYALREPGFEHLARRQYELYGEAYAELIEQLRKDMDLELRVPVPVLARYLAAMTDGLTLNYLVLGDAAAWTDILDTVTAHIAGLVR; encoded by the coding sequence ATGGCACGCATGCCGTCGGCCGAGCGGCGCAGACAGCTCACGGAAGCCGCGATCAGGGCGATGGCCCGGGACGGCGTCGCCAGGACGACGACCCGGTCCATCGCCGCCGAGGCCGGTGTGTCCCTCAGCGTCTTCCACTACTGCTTCGACTCCAAGCAGGCCCTGGTCGAGGCCGTGATCACCACGCTCACCGATCACTCGGTGGGCGTGGTCCAGGACGCCCTGCGTCCCAAGGACACCCTGGAGGAGACCGTCGCCGCCGGGTTCCGGGCCTACTGGGACCACGTCCGCGTCAACCCCGAGGCGCACATGCTCACCTACGAGCTCACCCAGTACGCCCTGCGCGAGCCCGGCTTCGAGCACCTGGCCAGACGCCAGTACGAGCTGTACGGCGAGGCGTACGCCGAGCTCATCGAGCAGCTCCGCAAGGACATGGACCTGGAGCTGCGGGTGCCCGTCCCGGTGCTGGCGCGCTATCTCGCAGCCATGACCGACGGGCTCACCCTGAACTACCTCGTCCTCGGTGACGCGGCCGCCTGGACGGACATCCTCGACACCGTCACGGCGCACATCGCCGGACTGGTGCGCTGA
- a CDS encoding excinuclease ABC subunit UvrA, translating into MSKATRTDTPHAADSHDLIRVHGARENNLKDVSIEIPKRRLTVFTGVSGSGKSSLVFDTIAAESQRLINETYSAFVQGFMPTLARPEVDVLDGLTTAITVDQQRLGGDPRSTVGTVTDTNAMLRILFSRLGTPHIGSPKAFSFNVASISGAGAVTVERAGQTVKERRSFSIVGGMCPRCEGRGTVNDIDLTQLYDDSKSLNEGAMTIPGYKAGGWNYRLYSESGFFDADKPIRRFTKRELQDFLYREPTRMKIAGINMTYEGLVPRIQKSMLAKDRESMQPHIREFVDRAITFMVCPDCEGTRLSEGARSSKIKGISIADACAMQISDLAEWVRALDEPSVGPLLTALGETLDSFVEIGLGYLSLDRPSGTLSGGEAQRTKMIRHLGSSLTDVTYVFDEPTIGLHPHDIQRMNNLLLRLRDKGNTVLVVEHKPETIVIADHVVDLGPGAGTAGGSVCFEGTVEGLRTSGTVTGRHFDDRAGLKDTVRKATGALEIRGASTHNLQDVDVDIPLGVLTVITGVAGSGKSSLVHGSIPAAEGIVSVDQGAIRGSRRSNPATYTGLLEPIRKAFAKANGVKPALFSANSEGACPTCNGAGVVYTDLAMMAGVATTCEECEGKRFQASVLEYRLGGRDISEVLAMPVTEAEEFFSTGEARTPAAHRILERLSDVGLGYLTLGQPLTTLSGGERQRLKLATHMGEKGGVYILDEPTTGLHLADVEQLLGLLDRLVDSGKSVIVVEHHQAVMAHADWIIDLGPGAGHDGGRIVFEGTPAELVATGGTLTAEHLAAYVGE; encoded by the coding sequence ATGAGCAAGGCCACGCGGACCGACACACCGCACGCCGCTGACAGCCACGACCTGATCCGCGTGCACGGGGCGCGCGAGAACAACCTCAAGGACGTCAGCATCGAGATCCCGAAGCGCCGGCTCACGGTCTTCACCGGGGTCTCCGGTTCGGGCAAGAGCTCGCTGGTGTTCGACACCATCGCCGCCGAGTCGCAGCGGCTGATCAACGAGACCTACAGCGCCTTCGTGCAGGGCTTCATGCCGACGCTGGCCCGGCCCGAGGTCGACGTCCTGGACGGGCTGACCACCGCGATCACCGTCGACCAGCAGCGCCTGGGCGGCGACCCGCGCTCCACCGTCGGCACCGTCACCGACACCAACGCGATGCTGCGCATCCTCTTCAGCAGGCTCGGCACCCCGCACATCGGCTCGCCCAAGGCGTTCTCCTTCAACGTCGCCTCCATCAGCGGAGCGGGCGCGGTGACCGTGGAGCGCGCCGGGCAGACCGTGAAGGAGCGCCGCAGCTTCAGCATCGTCGGCGGCATGTGCCCGCGCTGCGAGGGCCGGGGCACGGTCAACGACATCGACCTCACCCAGCTCTACGACGACTCCAAGTCGCTGAACGAGGGCGCGATGACCATCCCCGGCTACAAGGCCGGCGGCTGGAACTACCGCCTCTACAGCGAGTCCGGCTTCTTCGACGCGGACAAGCCGATCCGCAGGTTCACCAAGCGCGAGCTCCAGGACTTCCTGTACCGGGAACCCACCCGGATGAAGATCGCGGGCATCAACATGACCTACGAGGGTCTCGTCCCGCGCATCCAGAAGTCGATGCTTGCCAAGGACCGCGAGTCGATGCAGCCGCACATCCGCGAGTTCGTGGACCGCGCGATCACCTTCATGGTCTGCCCCGACTGCGAGGGCACCCGGCTGAGCGAGGGCGCCCGGTCCTCGAAGATCAAGGGGATCAGCATCGCCGACGCCTGCGCGATGCAGATCAGTGACCTCGCGGAGTGGGTGCGCGCGCTGGACGAGCCCTCGGTCGGGCCGCTGCTGACGGCGCTGGGGGAGACCCTCGACTCCTTCGTGGAGATCGGGCTCGGCTATCTGTCCCTGGACCGCCCCTCGGGCACCCTGTCCGGCGGCGAGGCACAGCGCACCAAGATGATCCGCCACCTCGGCTCCTCGCTCACCGATGTCACCTACGTCTTCGACGAACCGACGATCGGGCTGCACCCCCATGACATCCAGCGCATGAACAACCTGCTGCTGCGCCTGCGGGACAAGGGCAACACGGTCCTCGTCGTGGAGCACAAGCCGGAGACGATCGTGATCGCCGACCATGTCGTCGACCTCGGCCCCGGAGCCGGTACGGCGGGCGGCTCGGTCTGCTTCGAGGGCACCGTCGAGGGGCTGCGGACCAGCGGCACCGTCACCGGACGCCACTTCGACGACCGGGCCGGGCTCAAGGACACGGTCCGCAAGGCCACCGGCGCGCTGGAGATCCGGGGCGCGAGCACGCACAACCTCCAGGACGTCGACGTCGACATCCCGCTCGGGGTGCTGACCGTGATCACCGGGGTCGCCGGGTCCGGCAAGAGCTCGCTGGTGCACGGGTCGATCCCGGCCGCCGAGGGGATCGTCTCCGTCGACCAGGGCGCCATCCGCGGCTCCCGGCGCAGCAACCCGGCGACGTACACCGGACTGCTGGAGCCGATCCGCAAGGCGTTCGCGAAGGCCAACGGGGTGAAACCGGCGCTGTTCAGCGCCAACTCCGAGGGGGCCTGCCCGACCTGCAACGGCGCCGGGGTCGTCTACACCGACCTCGCGATGATGGCCGGGGTCGCGACGACCTGTGAGGAGTGCGAGGGGAAGCGGTTCCAGGCCTCGGTGCTGGAGTACCGCCTCGGCGGGCGGGACATCAGCGAGGTGCTCGCGATGCCGGTGACGGAGGCGGAGGAGTTCTTCAGCACCGGCGAGGCGCGTACGCCGGCCGCGCACAGGATCCTGGAGCGGCTCTCGGACGTCGGGCTCGGCTACCTCACCCTCGGCCAGCCGCTCACCACGCTGTCCGGCGGTGAGCGGCAGCGGCTGAAGCTGGCGACCCACATGGGCGAGAAGGGCGGCGTGTACATCCTCGACGAGCCGACGACCGGGCTCCACCTCGCCGACGTCGAGCAGTTGCTCGGCCTGCTGGACCGGCTCGTCGACTCCGGCAAGTCCGTCATCGTCGTCGAGCACCACCAGGCGGTGATGGCTCACGCCGACTGGATCATCGACCTCGGCCCCGGCGCGGGCCACGACGGCGGCCGGATCGTCTTCGAGGGGACTCCGGCGGAGCTCGTCGCCACGGGGGGCACGCTCACGGCGGAGCATCTGGCGGCGTACGTGGGGGAGTGA